Proteins encoded within one genomic window of Humulus lupulus chromosome 1, drHumLupu1.1, whole genome shotgun sequence:
- the LOC133797596 gene encoding uncharacterized protein LOC133797596, whose product MHVQNKILNSGPKSSLDSTIDQGPFVSVVEDGMVAAVGNEQKNNNSVEELSETQKGHCENTETVSVADQDELSSQPESGFVPVIKETSGQATRVQDAKPLDTTPVKRCLDVLHRQNRFSIWLLAYIAIATSWPLLGSAMRALSRKKLRNFLLAALFRK is encoded by the exons ATGCATGTACAAAACAAG ATCCTGAATAGTGGCCCCAAGTCCTCATTGGACTCTACAATTGATCAGGGCCCCTTTGTAAGCGTTGTGGAGGATGGTATGGTGGCTGCAGTGGGAAATGAACAAAAAAACAATAATTCGGTGGAAGAATTATCGGAGACTCAGAAGGGTCATTGTGAAAATACTGAAACTGTTTCTGTTGCAGACCAAGATGAACTGAGTTCCCAACCAGAGTCTGGTTTTGTGCCAGTCATAAAAGAAACCTCTGGGCAAGCTACTAGGGTCCAGGATGCAAAGCCACTTGATACAACTCCCGTTAAAAGATGCTTGGATGTGTTGCATCGACAGAACAGGTTCTCAATATGGCTGCTTGCTTATATTGCTATTGCTACGAGCTGGCCATTGTTAGGTTCTGCCATGCGAGCACTTTCTAGGAAGAAGCTCAGAAATTTCTTACTTGCAGCTTTGTTCAGAAAATAA